The Candidatus Neomarinimicrobiota bacterium nucleotide sequence TAATAATATTTTTTGTTGGCGAAGAATCATATGTAATAAACATATCTTCAAGTTTTTCCACAATATGCTTTGGATCGCAGGCAATATGGTTAGCCACTCTAACCCATTCATTCTCCTGCCTGAATCGACCCGCAATTTCGTCCTGAATATTAGATATGAGCATTTTATGCAAGAACAGGATCATGTTCAGTGTTAATTCTTTTTGTTTCGCTTCCTGGTTGATATAGGCCACAACCAGCGCCAGGTTTTTGGCTTCAAACAATTCCCGCTCACTAATAAATCGATCCAAGTCTATTCGGAGAAGTATCTTTTCAGTTTCATCTAAACTCAGTGTACTGTTTTCAATCGCATTAGAGTTATAGACCTGTTCCGACACCTCGGATTCACCAATCAGTGTAAGTAAAGATTCTTTTTTTCGTGCCGATTGATGGAAGCGTTCTCTTAATAAATCAATCTTATTATAGATATTTAGTACGTTTGCCATAGTTTAATTTACTATATTTTCACGATTATAACTACAATATCGTGAAAGGTATTTATTTATTTCATTATTTTAACGTTTATTAAATCTATTATCGTGAAAATTGTCCATATTATAGCATGTTTTCACGATTATAAAATGCATTTATTGGGAATTATAAAAA carries:
- a CDS encoding Fic family protein yields the protein MANVLNIYNKIDLLRERFHQSARKKESLLTLIGESEVSEQVYNSNAIENSTLSLDETEKILLRIDLDRFISERELFEAKNLALVVAYINQEAKQKELTLNMILFLHKMLISNIQDEIAGRFRQENEWVRVANHIACDPKHIVEKLEDMFITYDSSPTKNIIKRIAAFHLEFEYIHPFVDGNGRIGRVLNNYLLIREGYVPINIKFIDRSDYYDAFREYDENRKSAIMEEIIGKAITNSYHKRLAYLEELEIVTLNTFAKRNNISHSNLINKAKRQTIEAFSEKGIWKIGIPRP